The Horticoccus luteus DNA window CGCCGACGTGCGCCTCCCCGCCTCACCCGCGCGCCAACGCCGTGTGCTCGCCGCCCTCGCCGCCGCCCTCGGCGGCACCTCCATCCTGACCGCCGATCTCACGGCCGCCGAAACTGAATTCGTGCGCTCGCTCGCTGCGGATGTGCGCGCGCATCCCGGCCACGCCGTGTGCATCGCAGGCCCGGAAGCCGAACCGACCGTGCAAACGTGGGCGGCCGCCTTCAACGCCCGCTCCGGCACCGCCGCCGTTCACCGCCGCGCCACCGTGCGCTCCGACGCCGATCCGCGCGCCGCCGGCGATCTCGCCGCCCTCACTGCCGCGATGACGCGCGGCGAGGTGCAAGGCCTCTTCGTCCTCGAAACGAATCCCGTTTACACCGCGCCGGCCGACCTCGCGTTTGCCGACGCGTTTCGGCGCGTGGAATTTACGGTGCATCTCGGCGAGCACGTCGACGAAACCGCCGCGCTCGCGCAATGGCATCTGCCCGCGGCGAACTTCCTCGAAACGTGGGGCGATCTCCGCGGCTACGACGGCACGCCGTGCCTCCAGCAACCGCTCCTCGAGCCCCTCTACCCTTCGCGCTCGTCCCCCGAACTCGTGCACTTCATTGCCAGCGCGACCACGCGCAACGCCTACGATCTCGTGCGCGCAACCTGGCGACACGCCCCCGAGGCGCCGTCCGACGACCACGCGTTCGAACTGCGTTGGGCGCACTGGCTGGAGCGCGGCGTCATCGATGACACCAGCGGAAATCCCGCCGGGTCGCCCGCTCTCGCGGCCGCCAGCGCCGACGCCGCGTCCTCCTCGTTTCCCTCCTTCAACCGCTCGGCGCACGACGATCACGACACCATCACGATCGTGCTCCAACCCGACCCCAACCTGCTCGATGGCCGCTACGCCAACAGCTCCTGGCTCCAGGAACTCCCGAAGCCGCTCACGCACATCGTCTGGGACAACGCCGCGCTCGTCAGCGCCACCTTCGCCGGTCGGCACCGACTCAATTTCGGTGATGTGATCTTGTGCGAAGTCGACGGCGCTTCGGTCGCGGCGCCCGTGTGGATTGCGCCCGGCCACGCTGATGGCGTCATCGCGCTCGCGCTCGGCTACGGCCGCACCAGCGGCGGCGCCACCGCGCCCGGCCACGGTTACGATGCGTTTCGCCTGCGCACCACGCGCGCGCCGTGGGAACGCACCGGCGCCACGCTTCGCAAGCTCGGCGAGCAGCACGCGCTCGTCTGCACCCAGGGTCACTTTTCCATGGAGGGCCGCGACCTCGTGCGCGTCGTCGCCCCGGCCGAGGCGGCGCGCGCCATCGAAGACAAAGCCCCGCAGCCTACGATGCTCCCGGCGTGGAACTACACCGGCTACGCGTGGGGCATGTCGATCGATCTCGGCACCTGCCTCGGCTGCAACGCCTGCATCATCGCGTGCCAGGCCGAGAACAACATCGCCGTCGTCGGCAAGGACCAGGTTTCCCGCGGCCGCGAGATGCACTGGCTGCGCATCGATCGCTACTACGATGGCGACGCCGCCAACCCCCGCATCCTCCACCAGCCCGTGCCGTGCATGCAGTGCGAAAACGCCCCCTGCGAAGTCGTCTGCCCCGTCGCCGCCACTGTGCACAGCAGCGAAGGCCTCAACGACATGGTCTATAACCGCTGCGTCGGCACGCGCTACTGCTCCAACAACTGCCCTTACAAAGTCCGCCGCTTCAACTTCCTCGATTACCGCCAGCCGCGCGACTCCACGCTCTACCTCCAGGCCAACCCCAACGTCACCGTCCGCGAACGTGGCGTCATGGAGAAATGCACCTACTGCGTGCAACGCATCAACACCGCGCGCATCACCGCCGAAAAGGAAAGCCGCCGCATCCGCGACGGTGAAATCCGCACCGCCTGCCAGCAGGCCTGCCCCGCCGATGCGATCGTCTTCGGCGACATCCACGATCCCGCCAGCCGCGTCGTGCAACGCAAAGCCGAGCCGATCGACTACACGTTGCTCCGCGAACTCAACACCCGGCCGCGCACCACTTACCTCGCGCGCGTCATCAACGCTCCCACGCCCGCGGCCCCTGCCGGCGTTTCCTCGGCGGGCTGATCCTTTTGCGCCATGGCCTCGCCTCCCACTCAGCCCAACCCCGCCGACGCCGCGCTCGTCGGCCCCGGTGAGACGCCGACCACCGTCACCGCGCGCATCAGCGCCCTGCCGCTCGCTCACCCGCATCCGCGTTTCTGGTGGATCGGATTTCCGATCGCGTTTGTCGGCGTGCTGATCCTCTGCGCTTCGATCGGTTGGCTCTTCATCCGCGGCATCGGCGTCTGGGGCGTCGACATCCCCGTCGCGTGGGGTTTCGCCATCGTCAACTTCGTCTGGTGGATCGGTATCGGCCACGCGGGCACGCTCATCTCCGCCATCCTCCTCGTGCTCCATCAACACTGGCGCACGTCCATCAACCGGTTCACGGAGGCGATGACGCTCTTCGCCGTGGCCTGCGCCGCGCTCTTCCCGCTGCTGCATCTCGGCCGCCCGCAATACTTCTACTGGTTGCTGCCGTATCCCGACACGATGGGCCTCTGGCCGCAGTGGCGCAGTCCGCTGATCTGGGATGTCTTCGCCGTCAGCACCTACGGCATCGTCTCGCTCCTGTTCTGGTATGTCGGCCTGCTGCCCGACCTCGCCACCTTGCGCGACCGCGCGTTGTCCCGCGCCAAGCAACGCCTCTACGGCCTTCTCTCGCTCGGCTGGCGCGGCGACGCCCGCCACTGGCGGCACTACCAAAAACTCTACGTGCTGCTCGCCGGCCTCGCGACGCCGCTGGTCGTTTCCGTGCACAGCATCGTCGGCCTCGATTTCGCCATCGCGATTCTCCCCGGCTGGCACTCGACGATCTTTCCGCCGTATTTCGTCGCCGGCGCCATCTACTCCGGCTTCGCGATGGTGCTCACGCTCGTCATCCCGTTGCGCGCCGTTTACGGGCTCAAGAGCTACATCACCGCCCGTCATCTCGATCTCATGGCCAAGGTGCTGATGGCGACCGGCTGGATGGTCGTCTACGGCTACTTCAGCGAATTTTTCGCCGCGTGGCGCACCCACGATTTGTTCGAACGCTACATGATGGTGAACCGCCTCGCGGGCCCCTACGCGCCGTGGTTCTGGCTGCTGCTCATCTGCAATCTCGGCGCCGTCCAAATCCTTTGGATCCCGACCCTGCGCCGCAACGTCATCGTGCTCTTCATCATTTCGCTGATCGTGAACGTCGGCATGTGGCTCGAACGTTTCATCATCGTCGTTACGAGCCTCCACCGCGATTTTCTGCCGTCGTCGTGGGGCATGTATCGGCCGACGTTCTGGGACTGGTCCACGCTGCTCGGCACCTTCGGCCTCTTCGTGGCGCTGCTGTTTCTCTTCATCCGTTATCTGCCCGCGATCTCGATGGCGGAGATGCGCGGCCTCGTCACCGGCAAGGAGGGCAAGGGATGAGCGCGGCTCTCCATGGCGTGGCGGCCTGCTTCACAACGCCCGACGAATTTCTCGCCGCGCTCGAAGGCGTGCGCACCGCCGGCTACGATCGCGTGGAGGCCAACGTGCCTTTCGCCGTCGAAGGCATGGATGAACTCCTCCCCGGCCCCCGCACGCCGATGGCGCGCATCGTGCTCATCGCCGGCCTCATCGGCGGCGGCGGCGCGTATTTCATGCAATGGTTTGCCGCGCGCGATTACGCCTACGATGTCGGCAGCCGCCCGCTGCACAGCTGGCCCGCGTTTGTGCCGGTGACGTTTGAGCTCACGATCCTCACCGCCACCATCATCGGCGTGCTCGGCCTTCTCTGGCTCGCCGGTCTGCCGCGCCTCGATCACCCGATGTTCGCCGCGCCCGGCTTCGAGCGCGCATCGCAGGACCGCTATTTTCTGTGCGTGCGCGCCGACGATCCGCAGTTCAACGCCGCTGATCTCGCCGCGCTCTTCCACACGTTCAAAGCCGAACTCGTCGCGGAGGTGCCCGCATGATCTCCACCGCCTCACGCTCCACCGCGCCGCGCCCGCCGCTTCGCTCGCTGTCCGCCGGGCTCCTCCTCGCACCCGCGCTCCTGCTCGCCCTCGCCGGCTGCGACAACATGAAGGACCAGGCGAACTATCGCCCGCTCGACCCCGCGCCGCACTTCGCCAACGGCACCGCCATCGTCCGCCCGCCGGCGCACACCGTCGCGCGCGGCTCGCCGCCGCCGGGCGATCCGGTCACCACCGGTTTTCACGACGGCCAGCCGCTTGCACACAGCCCGGTGCCGTTCACGCGCGACCTGCTGCTGCGGGGACGCGACCGCTTCAACATTTACTGCATCGTGTGCCACGGCGAGGACGGCTACGGCCGCGGCATCGTTGTGCGCCGCGGCTTTCCGCCGCCGCCTTCGTATCACGAAAACCGCCTGCGCGCCGCGCCCGACGGGCATTTGTTCGACGTCATGACGCGCGGCTATGGTGCAATGCTGCCCTACTCCGACCGTCTCTCGCCGCAGGATCGCTGGGCCATCGTCGGCTACATCCGCGCGCTCCAGCTCAGCCAGCACGCCACGCTCGCCGACGTGCCGGCGACGGCCCGCGCCGCCCTCAAGCCATGAACGCCGTCATCCACCAACGCCTCACCCGCGTGCGCCGCCTGCTCGTCGGCGGCGCCGTGCTCGGCGTGCTCGTCGCCCTCGCGTGCGGCTGGGCGACGCCGGCGGCCGTGGCGCCGGCGTATCGATTCGCCATCTTCGCCTGTCTTGCGCCGGCGCTGGGATCGCTCCTGTTTGCGTTGATCCATCAACTCACCGGCGGACAGTGGGCCGGAGCGTTGTCGCCCTTTCTTGCCGCAGGCTATCGCCTCGCGCCGTGGTTGTGGTTGCTCGTGCTGCCGCTGCTCGCCTTCGTGCCGCACACGCCGCAAACCTGGCCGCTTTACGACAGTCGCGGCATGATGGCGATTCGCGCCGGGATCTACGCCATCGTCCTGTTCTTCATCACCGCGAAACTCGGACGGCACGGTCTCGCGCCGCGCTGGGTCGGCCCCGCCGGCATGATCGTCCTCGTCTTCATGCTGCACATCCTCGCGGAAGACTGGTTGGGCTCGCTCGACGCGAACTGGCACTCCACCGCCTTCGCCCTCGTGTGGATGACCGGGATTGCGTTGTCCGGCCTCGCCGCCGCCATCCTCGCCGCCCTCGCATTTGGCGTCCCGCCTCACGCGCCCTATGGCGGCACGCGCGCGATCGGCCTCGATCTCGGCGACCTCATGATGGCGACGCTCCTCTTCTGGTGCTACGTCGCGTTCGCGCAGTTTCTCATCATCTGGGCCGGCAACATGCCGGAGGAGACGTCGTGGTTTCTCCGCCGCCTCCACGGTCCGTGGCGGTTTGTCCCGCTCACGCTCGCCGTCTTTCACTTCGTGCTGCCGTTCGCGATTCTGCTTTCGCGGCCGTGGAAACGCACCGTCGGCGGCCTCGCCCTCGCCGCCTGCCTGCTCATCGGCGCGCAACTTCTCTACACCGCGTGGATTTTCCTGCCCGTTCTGCCGGTGCATGGCTGGGCCGGCTTCGGCCTCGCCGCCGCGCTGCTGCTCTGCGGCGCCACGTGCTTCGCGCACCGCTACCTCGCCCTCGTGCAATCGCATTTGGAAACGTCGCCATGAGCTCCGCCGCCGAACTTCCGCCCGAACGCGCCGAACCCACCGACGGTCTCCCGCACGTCGTGGTCATCACCGGCATCGGCCTCGCGGTCGGCCTTGCGCTCTGTCTGCTCGCCGCCTCCTGGATCTACGTGGCGCGTTACAACCTCCCCTCCGCCCGCGCCGCCGGGCCGGAGTCCTCCTTTCAACACGCCCCGCACGCGCGCACCAGCATCGAGCACGACTGGCAGGCGCAAGATGCCGCCGTGCGCGCGCATCTCGACACCTATGGCTGGGTCGACCGCGCCGCCGGGATCGTCCGCATTCCCATCAACCGCGCGATCGACGTGCTCGCGACCGACGCCCCCGCGTCTCCGCCGAAAGACCACCGATGAACGCCCGCGCCCTCCTTCTCTTTCCCGCCCTCGCCGCCGTGCTCGCGCTGCCCGCCCGCGCGACCGTGTCGGCCGTCGCGCCCGGCGTGAACTTCGAGCAACGCATCGGCGAACAACTTCCGCTCGCCTTGGAGTTCACCGACACGCAGGGCGAGCGCCACGCGTTGCGCGATTACTTCGGCACGGAGCCGGTTGTGCTCTACTTCGGCTACGCCAAATGCCCGCAACTCTGCTCGCTCGTCGCCGATGGCACCGTCTCCGCGCTCCGCCAGATCCGCCCCGCGGTGGGCCGCGATCTCACCGTCATCTCCATCAGTCTCGATCCGACGGAAACGCTCGATGAATCCCGCGAGCGCCAGACCAACGCCGTGCGACGCTACGGCCACACCGGCGCGCCGACCGGCTGGGTTTTTCTCACCGGCGACCACGCCGCGATTCGCGCCGCCGCCGATGCCGTCGGCTTTCACTACACCTACGATCCGCGCTCCAAACAATACGCGCACCCCAGCGGTTTCGTCGTGCTCACATCCAGCGGCGTCGTGTCGCGTTATTTTCTCGGCCTGGATTTTCCCGCGCCCGATGTCGTGCGCGCCATCAATCGCGCCGCCGCCGGCAAGACCGGCCTGCCCGTTTACGATTTGCTCCTGCTGTGCTTTCACGGCGGCGGCATCACCGGCGCCTATGGCCAGCTGATCTGGCGCGCGTTGACGGTCGCGGTGGTGCTCACGGTCGTGACGCTCTTCGGCGGCATCGCGTGGATGCTGCGCGCCGAATTCCGCGCGCGACGTCTGCAGGAGGGTCGACCATGAACGCGTTCTTCGCGTTTGGCGGCATGATGGAGCGGCTGCCGCAGGGCAGCACGATCGCGCCGCGCGTCGATACCGCGTTCATCGGTTTGCTCATCCTGAGCGGCCTGTTGATCGCGTTGCTCCTCGGCCTGAATCTCGTGTTTCTCATCCGCTACCGCCGCGGGTCCCCCGCCCCGCGTCCGCCGCTGACGTTCGCCACGTGGAAACTCGAAGCCGGCTGGATCACCGCCACCACCGTGGTCTTCCTCGGCATCTTCGTCTGGGGCGCGCGGATCTATCTCGATATGGAACGCCCGCCGCCCGACGCCTACACGATCGACGTCGTCGCGCGCCAATGGATGTGGGACATCCGCCATCCCAACGGCCGGCGC harbors:
- a CDS encoding Fe-S-cluster-containing hydrogenase, giving the protein MSSVNPSARSDEFPPGASEWSDALSRRDFLQLMGASFALAGVSGCARRAPKELVPAVTPPEFAGATPGEIQWYASAMPLEGYGRGILVRANSGRPTKIEGNPSHPESLGATDVFTQAAILSLYDPDRSRAPLHRADAATWNAFEDAWAGRHRAFASSRGRGLALLTEPTTSPTLLRTLHELLAALPEARWFQHAPLGRYDHDGTQDDIDFAQAEVVFAVQSDCFYHHPAAVRYGRAWADRRRVNNGRVHPPRLYAIEPTPSVTGALADVRLPASPARQRRVLAALAAALGGTSILTADLTAAETEFVRSLAADVRAHPGHAVCIAGPEAEPTVQTWAAAFNARSGTAAVHRRATVRSDADPRAAGDLAALTAAMTRGEVQGLFVLETNPVYTAPADLAFADAFRRVEFTVHLGEHVDETAALAQWHLPAANFLETWGDLRGYDGTPCLQQPLLEPLYPSRSSPELVHFIASATTRNAYDLVRATWRHAPEAPSDDHAFELRWAHWLERGVIDDTSGNPAGSPALAAASADAASSSFPSFNRSAHDDHDTITIVLQPDPNLLDGRYANSSWLQELPKPLTHIVWDNAALVSATFAGRHRLNFGDVILCEVDGASVAAPVWIAPGHADGVIALALGYGRTSGGATAPGHGYDAFRLRTTRAPWERTGATLRKLGEQHALVCTQGHFSMEGRDLVRVVAPAEAARAIEDKAPQPTMLPAWNYTGYAWGMSIDLGTCLGCNACIIACQAENNIAVVGKDQVSRGREMHWLRIDRYYDGDAANPRILHQPVPCMQCENAPCEVVCPVAATVHSSEGLNDMVYNRCVGTRYCSNNCPYKVRRFNFLDYRQPRDSTLYLQANPNVTVRERGVMEKCTYCVQRINTARITAEKESRRIRDGEIRTACQQACPADAIVFGDIHDPASRVVQRKAEPIDYTLLRELNTRPRTTYLARVINAPTPAAPAGVSSAG
- the nrfD gene encoding NrfD/PsrC family molybdoenzyme membrane anchor subunit, whose protein sequence is MASPPTQPNPADAALVGPGETPTTVTARISALPLAHPHPRFWWIGFPIAFVGVLILCASIGWLFIRGIGVWGVDIPVAWGFAIVNFVWWIGIGHAGTLISAILLVLHQHWRTSINRFTEAMTLFAVACAALFPLLHLGRPQYFYWLLPYPDTMGLWPQWRSPLIWDVFAVSTYGIVSLLFWYVGLLPDLATLRDRALSRAKQRLYGLLSLGWRGDARHWRHYQKLYVLLAGLATPLVVSVHSIVGLDFAIAILPGWHSTIFPPYFVAGAIYSGFAMVLTLVIPLRAVYGLKSYITARHLDLMAKVLMATGWMVVYGYFSEFFAAWRTHDLFERYMMVNRLAGPYAPWFWLLLICNLGAVQILWIPTLRRNVIVLFIISLIVNVGMWLERFIIVVTSLHRDFLPSSWGMYRPTFWDWSTLLGTFGLFVALLFLFIRYLPAISMAEMRGLVTGKEGKG
- a CDS encoding DUF3341 domain-containing protein, which codes for MSAALHGVAACFTTPDEFLAALEGVRTAGYDRVEANVPFAVEGMDELLPGPRTPMARIVLIAGLIGGGGAYFMQWFAARDYAYDVGSRPLHSWPAFVPVTFELTILTATIIGVLGLLWLAGLPRLDHPMFAAPGFERASQDRYFLCVRADDPQFNAADLAALFHTFKAELVAEVPA
- a CDS encoding c-type cytochrome, with amino-acid sequence MISTASRSTAPRPPLRSLSAGLLLAPALLLALAGCDNMKDQANYRPLDPAPHFANGTAIVRPPAHTVARGSPPPGDPVTTGFHDGQPLAHSPVPFTRDLLLRGRDRFNIYCIVCHGEDGYGRGIVVRRGFPPPPSYHENRLRAAPDGHLFDVMTRGYGAMLPYSDRLSPQDRWAIVGYIRALQLSQHATLADVPATARAALKP
- a CDS encoding SCO family protein — encoded protein: MNARALLLFPALAAVLALPARATVSAVAPGVNFEQRIGEQLPLALEFTDTQGERHALRDYFGTEPVVLYFGYAKCPQLCSLVADGTVSALRQIRPAVGRDLTVISISLDPTETLDESRERQTNAVRRYGHTGAPTGWVFLTGDHAAIRAAADAVGFHYTYDPRSKQYAHPSGFVVLTSSGVVSRYFLGLDFPAPDVVRAINRAAAGKTGLPVYDLLLLCFHGGGITGAYGQLIWRALTVAVVLTVVTLFGGIAWMLRAEFRARRLQEGRP